In Persicimonas caeni, a single window of DNA contains:
- a CDS encoding DUF1549 domain-containing protein: MFRLTGPTAGTGHRLHIVKPMAVCLIALWVASGCQQEPSDFDPINPGKGPGQMVGNDGPLNTGPFAGVDQSMPQTRQVDPPDDASLPDCGEDCLDYCNSLDLQNPVNRGLCPSLWGVGLEPRPVQTAEACRRLFADMIGRFPTEQEVASVCKDRPWAEVVNDLMSRDEFVELNQRFWADRLLYNNEAVSVVRIFDADDLVGKLYRGEVPYDQFAAVVSAHPVLTRRYATAGDRAEALFWLLMGRPPLGSERSDLARLYNLWHNGYYDHPHLGERLPDAFIEYECVTDEGEVNSETKGACTSVLWGYNELILKPDMRAEEDGEVMWSGLLKDHEWEKLQLPGKILAGQSEFWEKAVDDVLEQYLGYDLGRMAPEVRNELVSHLLEHDADIRSVHFAVATSAAYLQSAQGQTDTRFRWTWGPLKQVHAETWLDTIEHTTGYELGDCDHRIPETRDLERSDRLGTIALLKNSRWPLEDDGDIDDGYRSLAQALGGCPRNDVGGRFRIVSILTTAQQLNFVNRICNPSFDGDLDGVDASMLLPPDIDPDVAVDRELAAKIVGYQTKKFFSRSASGSELDDARDHGEACSRQVCTAEEFARPACFALLSSSEMLFY, translated from the coding sequence ATGTTCCGCCTCACCGGGCCAACGGCCGGGACAGGTCACCGGCTTCACATCGTCAAACCCATGGCGGTGTGTCTTATCGCGCTTTGGGTCGCCAGCGGCTGTCAGCAAGAGCCGAGCGATTTCGACCCCATCAATCCTGGCAAAGGACCGGGGCAGATGGTCGGCAACGACGGTCCGCTCAACACCGGACCGTTTGCCGGCGTCGACCAGTCCATGCCACAGACACGTCAGGTCGACCCACCCGACGACGCCTCGCTTCCCGACTGCGGGGAAGACTGTCTCGACTACTGCAACAGCTTGGACCTGCAAAACCCGGTCAACCGCGGGTTGTGTCCTAGCCTGTGGGGCGTCGGCCTCGAGCCTCGCCCGGTCCAGACGGCCGAGGCGTGCCGACGCCTCTTCGCCGACATGATCGGGCGCTTCCCCACCGAGCAAGAGGTCGCCAGCGTCTGCAAGGACCGCCCCTGGGCGGAGGTCGTCAACGACCTGATGAGCCGCGACGAATTCGTCGAGCTCAACCAGCGCTTCTGGGCCGATCGCCTCCTGTACAACAACGAGGCGGTCAGCGTGGTGCGTATCTTCGACGCCGACGATCTCGTCGGAAAGCTCTACCGCGGCGAGGTCCCCTACGACCAATTTGCCGCCGTCGTCAGCGCCCACCCGGTGCTCACGCGTCGGTATGCTACCGCCGGAGACCGCGCCGAGGCGCTCTTCTGGCTCCTGATGGGCCGCCCGCCGCTGGGAAGCGAGCGCAGCGATTTGGCACGGCTCTACAACCTGTGGCACAACGGCTACTACGACCACCCCCACCTGGGCGAGCGCCTGCCCGACGCGTTCATCGAGTACGAATGCGTCACCGACGAGGGCGAGGTCAATTCCGAGACCAAAGGCGCGTGCACGAGCGTCCTCTGGGGCTACAACGAGCTTATCCTCAAACCCGACATGCGCGCCGAAGAAGACGGCGAGGTCATGTGGAGCGGGCTTCTCAAAGACCACGAGTGGGAGAAGCTGCAGCTGCCGGGCAAGATTTTGGCCGGCCAGAGTGAGTTCTGGGAGAAGGCCGTCGACGACGTCCTCGAGCAATACCTGGGCTATGACCTGGGCCGGATGGCGCCGGAGGTGCGAAACGAGCTCGTCAGCCACCTGCTCGAGCACGACGCCGACATCCGCAGCGTCCACTTCGCGGTGGCCACCTCGGCCGCCTACCTGCAGTCAGCGCAGGGACAAACCGACACCCGTTTTCGCTGGACCTGGGGCCCGCTCAAGCAAGTGCACGCCGAGACTTGGCTCGACACCATCGAGCACACCACCGGCTACGAGTTGGGCGATTGCGACCATCGCATCCCCGAGACGCGCGATCTGGAGCGCTCCGACAGGCTGGGCACCATCGCGCTGCTCAAGAATTCGCGCTGGCCGCTGGAAGACGACGGGGACATCGACGACGGCTACCGCTCGCTGGCCCAAGCGCTGGGCGGCTGCCCCCGAAACGACGTCGGCGGACGCTTCCGCATCGTGAGCATCTTGACGACGGCCCAGCAGCTCAACTTCGTCAACCGCATCTGCAACCCGTCGTTCGACGGCGATCTCGACGGCGTCGACGCCTCGATGCTATTGCCGCCCGACATCGACCCCGATGTGGCCGTCGACCGCGAGCTCGCCGCCAAGATCGTGGGCTATCAGACCAAGAAGTTCTTCAGCCGCAGCGCCTCGGGCAGCGAGCTCGACGACGCCCGCGACCACGGCGAAGCCTGCTCGCGGCAGGTGTGCACAGCCGAGGAATTCGCCCGTCCGGCGTGTTTCGCGCTGCTGAGCAGCTCGGAGATGCTGTTTTATTAA
- a CDS encoding DUF1501 domain-containing protein has translation MSDDTKRDRYAQCSPDSQPKKGTDRRTFLKGLGVAAAAGLAMPTIWTPNDAIASTSAFNTVKHLLYIRLAGGFRFPVAFNAEVGAKFNPFGSASTTADGTEWGVGELLTRSGYLDGERGQQRRDMGMKPVHEISNQIAVIPCVDHEPFAGRADGNHGTGLERFQKGYVGTGTSVFTMINYGLRQRYEQARAEGNVVLPAFSLDDSGMAVGTGEYAGYRPPVLRGDGFDSFGFDAASTLPEWAQQMSDKADERFRDKVHETDKTPIEAYMQTRDATKQYSEVFNSEALKIRNNSDEKIDGISNRELETIFGDGRAGRRVRLALRLFHFGSAAVYMNQGGYDYHSGEENGLPRRIDELNQIISGLPVALKMMEHPDGGTYWDHTLVVMGSEFGRTARGSKFNSARGSDHGGDLATRWMSMPFMGGIIENAGNGGRSFGQTRPADLKATGKVYSYRSVMKTMMDVLGCDHQEFFPADEPFEDLFA, from the coding sequence ATGAGCGACGATACCAAAAGAGATCGCTACGCCCAGTGCTCCCCGGACTCCCAACCCAAAAAAGGCACCGACCGACGCACGTTCCTCAAGGGACTGGGTGTGGCCGCGGCCGCGGGGTTAGCGATGCCGACCATCTGGACGCCCAATGACGCAATCGCGTCGACCTCGGCGTTCAACACCGTCAAGCACCTGCTCTACATCCGGCTCGCCGGCGGCTTTCGCTTTCCGGTGGCGTTCAATGCCGAGGTAGGCGCCAAGTTCAACCCGTTCGGCTCGGCGAGCACCACCGCCGACGGCACCGAATGGGGCGTGGGCGAGCTGCTCACCCGGTCGGGCTACCTCGACGGCGAGCGCGGCCAGCAGCGCCGGGACATGGGCATGAAGCCCGTCCACGAGATCTCCAACCAGATCGCGGTGATCCCATGCGTCGACCACGAGCCGTTTGCCGGACGCGCCGATGGCAACCACGGCACAGGGCTCGAGCGTTTTCAAAAAGGCTATGTGGGCACGGGCACCAGCGTCTTCACCATGATCAACTACGGCCTTCGCCAGCGCTACGAACAAGCGCGCGCCGAGGGCAACGTGGTGCTGCCGGCCTTCTCGCTCGACGACTCCGGCATGGCCGTGGGCACCGGCGAGTACGCCGGCTACCGCCCGCCGGTGCTGCGTGGCGACGGGTTCGACAGCTTCGGCTTCGACGCCGCCTCCACCCTGCCCGAGTGGGCCCAGCAGATGTCCGACAAGGCTGACGAGCGCTTCCGCGACAAGGTCCACGAGACCGATAAGACGCCCATCGAGGCGTACATGCAGACGCGCGACGCCACCAAGCAGTACAGCGAGGTCTTCAACAGCGAAGCCCTCAAAATCCGCAACAACTCCGACGAGAAGATCGACGGCATCAGCAACCGCGAGTTGGAGACGATCTTCGGCGACGGACGTGCCGGGCGCCGGGTGCGCCTGGCGCTTCGTCTGTTCCACTTCGGCAGCGCCGCCGTCTACATGAACCAGGGCGGCTACGACTACCACTCCGGCGAAGAAAACGGCCTGCCGCGGCGCATCGACGAGCTCAACCAGATCATCAGCGGGCTTCCGGTCGCCCTCAAGATGATGGAGCACCCTGATGGCGGCACCTACTGGGACCACACGCTCGTGGTCATGGGCAGCGAGTTCGGCCGCACCGCGCGTGGCAGCAAATTCAACAGCGCGCGCGGCAGCGACCACGGCGGCGACTTGGCCACCCGCTGGATGTCGATGCCGTTTATGGGCGGGATCATCGAAAACGCAGGCAACGGCGGTCGCAGCTTTGGCCAGACCCGGCCGGCCGACCTCAAAGCCACCGGCAAGGTCTACTCGTACCGCTCGGTCATGAAGACCATGATGGACGTGCTCGGCTGCGACCACCAAGAGTTCTTCCCGGCCGACGAGCCCTTCGAAGATTTGTTTGCTTGA